One Kwoniella pini CBS 10737 chromosome 11, complete sequence DNA segment encodes these proteins:
- a CDS encoding orotidine 5'-phosphate decarboxylase → MSPHPTTLIPYGERIKLHTNPTAIKILEIMNRKKTNLAVSVDVTTASEALKVIKRVGASVCMVKTHVDIFEDFTHEFTEELVKLSKELDFVIFEDRKFADIGNTVSLQYSSGIHKISSWSDLTNAHSVPGPGIISGLSKIGKPLGRGLLLLAEMSSKGSLAINEYTEKTFKMVKETDLNREFVIGFIAQNRIDKIELIKKGEDYLILSPGVGLSLKGDSLGQQYRTPYECIFESGSDIIIVGRGIYGIEGDEKAIKDEAERYRQAGWKAYEERLNRK, encoded by the exons atgtCACCTCATCCAACAACTTTAATACCTTATGgtgaaagaattaaattacATACAAATCCAACAGCTATTAAAATACTTGAAATTATGAATAGAAAAAAAACTAATTTAGCTGTATCTGTTGATGTAACAACCGCTTCAGAAGCTTTAAAAGTTATAAAAAGAGTTGGAGCAAGTGTTTGTATGGTAAAA ACACATGTTGATATTTTCGAAGATTTCACACATGAATTTACAGAAGAACTtgtcaaattatcaaaagaattagattttgTTATTTTTGAAGATAGGAAATTCGCCGATATAG GAAATACCGTATCACTTCAATATTCATCTGGTATAcataaaatatcatcatgGTCAGATCTTACAAATGCACATTCAGTACCTGGTCCAGGAATAATTTCaggattatcaaaaattggaaaacCATTAGGTAGaggattattattattagcAGAAATGTCATCAAAAGGTTCTTTAGCAATAAATGAATATACAGAAAAAACTTTTAAAATGGTAAAAGAAACAGATTTAAATAGAGAATTTGTAATTGGTTTTATTGCACAAAAtagaattgataaaattgaattaattaaaaaaggagaagattatttaattttatctcCAGGTGTTGGATTATCTTTAAAAGGTGATTCTTTAGGACAACAATATAGAACTCCATATGAATGTATTTTTGAATCTGGATCTGATATTATAATTGTTGGAAGAGGAATTTATggaattgaaggtgatgaaaaagctattaaagatgaagctgaacgTTATAGACAAGCTGGATGGAAAGCTtatgaagaaagattaaatagaaaataa